The Cloeon dipterum chromosome X, ieCloDipt1.1, whole genome shotgun sequence genome includes a window with the following:
- the LOC135945475 gene encoding tyrosine-protein kinase transmembrane receptor Ror2-like, producing MRAVGLLVGLLLGLASAELLSEARISEHPTDMSVTYGTQLEFMCIGTGIPAPAIKWFKNGEPVEDDAAFASFSMYVRSVLRLNASESANYTCQAQNQHGEKISVDTQTFFVNVTRPITVKRPLPPPRGYCAPYNGKICKNFLNGTGMAWYNISHDNSGGWLNEEITTGLWGEMIDNLKEPCRSAAEKLLCTYAFPQCQIHEGYPVGLPLCREDCVAVKDLFCYNDWALIEDNKQRGVFFKSRGHFILPECSSLPSFKDSERCSHAGLTVVQQDQVTTECVRGRGRFYMGTMNVTKDGIACQRWDSQEPHSHNRPPEVFPEVQDADNFCRNAGGEEPSPWCYTMDPTIRWQHCDIPICDNATEITKVEYEDKRTMSLDSLMTTKFISVVAALSLTGLVVFVLLLTLCLRIYKQRTGYNPTNTHEAPNNQQLTQETDIDLDKLPSNMAYHRTGAQLNPKLEKLEFPRNDIIYIRDLGQGAFGRVFQAKAPGLVKGEEFTLVAVKMLKEEANDDLMEDFEREACLLSEFEHPNIVKLLGVCAVGRPMCLLFEYMGRGDLNEFLRSCSPSNYIVRSSEGDGDHFKDVQLNHLDLINTARQIASGMVYLSDRKFVHRDLATRNCLIDDDMVVKIADFGLSQKIYLQDYYKGDEHDAIPIRWMPLESILYNKYTVESDVWAFGVCLWEIFSFALQPYYGMTHEEVVKYIKEGNVLHCPDNTPKPVYELMKMCWHRKPAGRPPFRVIYRTLDALQTELERAFSYRYPPRVNV from the exons GCGAAGCTCGCATCTCGGAGCACCCGACGGACATGTCAGTGACCTACGGCACTCAACTCGAGTTCATGTGCATCGGCACGGGCATCCCTGCGCCTGCCATCAAGTGGTTCAAAAACGGCGAACCG GTCGAGGACGACGCAGCGTTCGCTTCGTTCAGCATGTACGTGCGGTCGGTGCTGAGGTTGAACGCCTCGGAAAGTGCCAACTACACCTGTCAAGCGCAGAACCAGCATGGCGAGAAAATCTCGGTGGACACGCAGACCTTTTTCGTCAACGTCACGAGACCAATCACAG tGAAAAGGCCCCTGCCGCCACCTCGTGGCTACTGTGCTCCGTACAatggcaaaatttgcaaaaacttcCTTAACGGTACCGGCATGGCTTGGTACAACATCAGCCACGACAATTCTGGCGGATGGCTCAATGAAGAAATCACTACTGGGCTCTGGGGCGAGATGATTGATAATCTGAAAGAGCCATGTCGGAGTGCTGCAGAG AAACTGCTGTGTACGTACGCGTTCCCGCAGTGCCAGATCCACGAGGGCTACCCAGTGGGGCTGCCCCTGTGTCGCGAGGACTGCGTGGCCGTCAAGGACCTCTTCTGCTACAACGACTGGGCGCTCATCGAGGACAACAAGCAGCGTGGCGTCTTTTTCAAGTCCAGGGGCCACTTTATCCTGCCTGAGTGCTCCTCCCTGCCGAGTTTTAAGGACTCAGAGAGATGCTCGCACGCGGGGCTGACAGTGGTGCAGCAGGACCAAGTTACAA CCGAGTGCGTGCGCGGACGTGGCCGCTTTTATATGGGAACAATGAACGTGACCAAGGATGGCATCGCGTGCCAGCGGTGGGACTCGCAGGAGCCGCACTCGCACAACCGGCCGCCGGAGGTGTTTCCCGAGGTGCAGGACGCCGACAACTTCTGCCGCAACGCCGGTGGAGAGGAGCCCAGCCCCTGGTGCTACACCATGGACCCCACCATCCGCTGGCAGCACTGCGACATCCCTATCTGTG ATAACGCAACAGAAATAACCAAAGTGGAGTACGAGGACAAGCGAACGATGAGCCTGGACTCGCTTATGACAACCAAATTCATTTCTGTGGTGGCCGCCCTGTCGCTGACTGGCCTGGTGGTGTTTGTACTGCTGTTGACACTTTGCTTGCGCATTTACAAGCAGCGCACCGGCTACAATCCAACCAACACGCACGAGGCGCCCAACAACCAGCAG CTGACACAAGAGACCGACATTGATTTGGACAAATTGCCGAGCAACATGGCCTATCATAGAACAGGCGCGCAGCTCAACCCTAAATTGGAGAAGCTGGAGTTCCCAAGGAACGATATCATTTACATCAGGGACTTGGGCCAGGGTGCTTTTGGCAGAGTGTTTCAG gCAAAAGCTCCTGGATTGGTAAAAGGCGAGGAGTTCACGCTGGTGGCGGTGAAGATGCTGAAGGAAGAGGCCAACGACGACCTGATGGAAGACTTTGAGCGCGAGGCTTGCTTGCTGTCCGAGTTCGAGCACCCCAACATCGTGAAGCTGCTGGGCGTGTGTGCCGTCGGCCGGCCCATGTGTCTTCTTTTTGAGTACATGGGCCGCGGCGACCTAAACGAGTTCCTCCGATCGTGTTCACCGAGCAACTACATTGTTCGCAGCTCTGAAGGCGACGGCGACCACTTCAAAGATGTGCAACTTAACCACTTAGACCTGATCAATACCGCCAG GCAAATAGCAAGCGGGATGGTGTATCTGTCCGACCGGAAATTCGTGCATCGCGACCTGGCCACCAGAAACTGTCTGATCGACGACGACATGGTGGTCAAGATTGCTGACTTTGGCCTCTCGCAGAAAATCTACCTTCAGGACTACTACAAAGGAGACGAGCACGATGCCATTCCTATCAGGTGGATGCCACTCGAGTCCATCCTTTACAATAAGTACACG GTTGAGTCGGACGTGTGGGCGTTCGGTGTGTGCCTGTGGGAGATTTTCTCGTTCGCGCTTCAGCCATACTACGGCATGACCCACGAGGAGGTGGTCAAGTACATCAAAGAGGGCAACGTGCTGCACTGTCCAGACAACACGCCCAAGCCCGTGTATGAGCTGATGAAAATGTGCTGGCACCGAAAGCCGGCCGGCAGACCGCCCTTCCGCGTCATCTATCGCACCCTGGACGCTCTCCAGACAGAACTGGAGCGCGCCTTCAGCTACCGCTACCCACCCAGGGTCAACGTCTGA
- the LOC135945474 gene encoding uncharacterized protein LOC135945474 yields MKCGLGVFDGSAGPARVWTLVVHNDFSDFGDDSRISDKEDVKNLRDEFSRRNCEFREMASKSRDEILGVLSQENKLYEIFGADEKAQAPDVLVLFVLSHGTTDGTIYTDHLSPDSSVEESKYEHYFTSDVWNGLHEKNMPKLSNCLKILVFGSCRGPHNELRLTTKILNDCVDGSKSMWITAKPNSENFVIFYSTVEANVSNSDEKGTWLVTEFCKELTTMSNDTDLIIFLNRVQRRICAKSTLDSIFAQTPQIQYFKHKKFTIYGCPVVEKKDGKCVSDSSQLITVDRKDFYTWRSEKMILFRRGRALIFHDQQHLVQAAEFQKSFQYLDFETEVYSIVQLAQVVKKVSMAADCGLIEDGSLAVCVLAKLREDKDNELNLKVSDKEKVLVNNITRSFIGTKSTDLAGKPKLFFFIDQGNDVDTLFTGKSAEDFIVHGNNHGEIFVFLGVGSPGDDTEENLVKVLARGLRDPKLKKGLSLQEAIVNIIRRCAVGNRVFPQVSSTLSRLLDFPPCSNAYIKPSFQMENYAKHFSFEEIAEQIVETAKCSGQEDNWRIRAWLLSSSAGLGKSAATKEMARQLREKLPEFLIVCIYLVKASKFFLNEDHEKSDYRQLLTYVLEGNDENITKKIQQKKIIILVDGFDEICPSYENLVLKYLRDMSTADIPLWITTRVYREKSIRESINKLNVFDLVPMNKEEQIHLLRTLLYKNREECEDLLKRINKEFAATPLHLKMMAETADRLSSMEGGLHSLYYHFVVNKVRSAMLKFSGTDENAPNFAEVLQEKLELLTKVAMNYFFPDNLPSADDLRITNKDRINELGIAVVTFDKKKLKSIIFVHQTFAEFLVSLLFLSKAGHNVMRIPKREDFLEDIESINLSEFLLKNQFDQVRAFIDNYFEGNSRDEKVRVTHLHNACDPPTLKSQETDLMAFICKEGHSRLFKLLFEASFKSNFEDITKLVNTPFQYDYQDKTYSYYPLYAACFSSEDLALHLLDKGAKLDLLKPPECKIEGGGNILHLTAKKGLSNVTKRIIAALPELTDGENDARNIPLDIAAKIGHLDCVKVFIEASNSENEKIHLRKRALEFAATEGHRDIVRFLMGDNLDVLKDKFGYPPIYLAAQKGHVVLVEELIDATGQVDVEVDEDGRTAVHAACSTNQLDVLILLHKKGANLQRQDKFLRHAPLHTAAIHNSLECCEYLLDQNVEINPKDKINETPFIHAASSGRLKVLKLLEKHKADIHAKSVPMHLPNRTFLGRMTALERAALHSEPECLAHLLDRDYSQNVKRNAFWIGLAHGARGDRMQKVVEVFLEKGFSTDFDIVEGKTPIVVLAKRCQEYWDKNKNQVERHPFFPKDKINREAPFFHRPVGITPAFTPIEPNPYLACITYLIQKGANVDHVPFSGGGAMHIAAENDDLILMNVLFTNNANPSLLDNYSRLTPLHYAAKKGQLKAVKFLLGIEGVEIDVKDATERTPLMLAVEGNHSEVIKFLLENNANISCSSNGTTLSFVAAKIGGRDLDIILEKFPPDQQQRGLDEALCGAVDGGHVNLVMDLFDRGAVVSKCNKYFRSPLGVAIERNREELVRLLLSLMSHEDQTVAASSALTIAVQKGNLEIVKLLVKEFGADINVRDDSGTSAILWAVICCASRIIDYLLQFEHLDLVTPSNNGNAPLLFLFQIRDQEVQKRLESRIKDQMKTRELMSQGDL; encoded by the exons ATGAAGTGCGGATTAGGGGTGTTTGACGGCTCCGCTGGTCCGGCAAG GGTGTGGACGCTAGTGGTGCACAATGATTTTAGCGATTTCGGCGACGACAGCCGAATCAGTGACAAAGAAGACGTAAAAAACCTCAGAGATGAGTTCTCAAGGAGAAATTGTGAGTTTAGAGAGATGGCCTCGAAATCTAGAGACGAGATTTTGGGTGTCCTCAGCCAGGAGAACAAGTTGTATGAAATATTCGGAGCGGACGAAAAAG CACAAGCACCTGACGTTTTAGTCCTGTTTGTATTATCCCATGGCACGACCGATGGAACGATTTACACCGACCACTTATCGCCAGACTCGAGTGTTGAGGAGTCGAAATATGAACACTACTTTACTTCTGACGTGTGGAATGGCCTCCACGAGAAGAACATGCCGAAGCTGAGCAACTGcctcaaaattttagtttttggc TCGTGTCGGGGCCCACATAACGAACTCCGTCTTACGACAAAAATCTTAAATGACTGTGTCGATGGTTCAAAATCAATGTGGATAACTGCAAAACCCAACagcgaaaattttgtaatcttTTATTCCACTGTAGAGG ccaATGTGTCCAATAGTGATGAAAAGGGTACGTGGTTGGTCACTGAATTCTGCAAAGAGCTGACCACCATGAGCAACGACACGGATCtgataatatttctaaatagaGTGCAACGACGGATTTGTGCCAAGTCTACATTGGACAGCATCTTTGCTCAGACACcacaaattcaatattttaaacacaaGAAATTCACCATTTATGG GTGTCCGGTCGTTGAGAAAAAAGACGGAAAATGTGTTTCAGATTCCTCCCAATTAATCACAGTGGACAGAAAGGATTTCTACACATGGCGGTCAGAAAAAATGATACTTTTCAGGAGAGGTCGAGCGTTGATATTCCATGACCAACAACATTTAGTGCAGGCTGCGGAGTTCCAAAAgagttttcaatatttggaCTTTGAAACTGAGGTTTACAGTATTGTGCAGCTTGCACAGGTCGTCAAGAAAG tttccaTGGCTGCGGACTGTGGCTTAATTGAAGATGGCAGTTTAGCAGTCTGCGTTTTGGCAAAATTGAGAGAAGATAAGgacaatgaattaaatttgaaagtgtCAGACAAGGAAAAGGTTTTAGTCAACAACATCACTCGTTCATTCATTGGCACCAAGTCAACAGACCTGGCTGGGAAAccaaaattgttcttttttattgacCAAGGAAATGATGTAGACACGCTTTTCACAGGAAAG TCAGCCGAAGATTTTATTGTCCATGGAAATAATCACGGCGAGATTTTCGTTTTCCTGGGAGTGGGGAGTCCCGGTGATGACACGGAGGAAAATCTTGTCAAAGTTCTAGCACGTGGATTAAGAGACCCGAAATTAAAGAAAGGCCTGAGTTTGCAGGAAGCTATCGTGAACATCATCCGCCGCTGCGCTGTTGGGAACCGTGTGTTTCCCCAGGTGTCGAGTACTTTGTCACGACTGCTGGATTTTCCACCATGCTCGAACGCGTATATCAAACCATCGTTCCAAATGGAAAACTACGcaaagcatttttcttttgaagaaattgcTGAGCAGATTGTAGAAACGGCAAAATGCTCAGGTCAAGAGGATAACTGGAGGATACGAGCGTGGCTTCTGAGTTCAAGTGCTGGACTCGGGAAATCTGCCGCCACAAAGGAGATGGCCAGGCAGCTGCGTGAGAAGCTGCCAGAGTTTCTCATAGTCTGTATTTACCTCGTCAAggcaagcaaattttttctcaacgAAGATCACGAAAAATCTGACTATCGTCAATTATTAACCTACGTGCTTGAgggaaatgatgaaaatattacaaaaaaaattcaacaaaagaaaataatcatcCTCGTTGATGGATTTGACGAGATTTGTCCTTCCTATGAGAACTTGGTATTAAAATACCTGCGTGACATGAGCACTGCCGACATTCCGTTGTGGATCACAACTAGAGTTTACAGAGAAAAAAGTATAAGAGAAAGCATTAATAAGCTCAACGTTTTTGATTTGGTGCCGATGAACAAGGAAGAGCAAATACATCTCCTCAGAACCCTCCTGTACAAAAACCGGGAGGAATGTGAAGATCTACTGAAAAGGATCAACAAAGAGTTCGCAGCAACCCCTCTTCATCTGAAAATGATGGCAGAAACTGCTGATCGTCTCAGCAGCATGGAAGGTGGCCTACACTCGCTGTACTATCACTTCGTGGTCAACAAGGTGCGGTCTGCTATGCTCAAGTTCAGCGGCACAGACGAGAACGCACCAAATTTTGCAGAAGTCTTACAAGAAAAGTTAGAGCTTTTGACCAAAGTGGCCATGAACTACTTCTTCCCAGATAACTTGCCCTCTGCAGATGATCTCCGGATAACAAATAAGGATCGCATTAATGAACTTGGAATAGCAGTTGTGacttttgataaaaagaaGCTCAAGTCGATTATATTCGTTCACCAAACATTCGCCGAGTTCTTGGTGAGCTTGCTATTTCTTTCAAAGGCCGGTCACAACGTCATGAGGATACCAAAGCGCGAAGATTTCCTGGAGGACATTGAAAGTATAAACCTGAGCGAGTTTCTATTGAAGAACCAGTTTGACCAAGTGAGAGCTTTCatcgataattattttgagggGAATTCAAGAGACGAGAAGGTTAGGGTTACACATTTACACAATGCCTGCGATCCGCCCACACTGAAGTCACAAGAAACTGACCTCATGGCGTTTATCTGCAAAGAAGGGCATTCCAGACtgttcaaacttttgtttgagGCCagttttaaatccaatttcgAAGACATTACCAAGCTGGTGAATACTCCGTTCCAATATGATTATCAAGACAAGACATACAGTTACTACCCGCTGTATGCTGCGTGCTTTTCAAGCGAAGATTTGGCACTGCATTTGTTGGACAAAGGCGCAAAATTAGATCTTCTCAAACCCCCTGAATGTAAGATTGAAGGTGGAggcaatattttgcatttgacAGCCAAAAAAGGCCTATCAAACGTAACAAAAAGGATTATTGCCGCGCTTCCCGAGTTGACCGACGGAGAAAATGATGCTCGGAACATTCCACTCGACATTGCCGCCAAGATAGGCCACCTGGATTGCGTTAAAGTTTTTATAGAAGCAAGCAACAGCGAAAACGAGAAAATCCATCTACGAAAAAGAGCATTGGAATTTGCAGCAACAGAAGGTCACCGAGACATAGTCCGTTTTTTGATGGGCGATAACTTGGACGTGCTTAAGGACAAATTTGGTTACCCACCAATATATCTTGCGGCACAAAAGGGTCATGTTGTTCTAGTGGAAGAACTAATTGATGCAACTGGACAGGTCGATGTCGAGGTTGATGAGGATGGAAGAACTGCAGTACACGCAGCTTGCTCTACTAACCAGCTTGATGTTTTAATTCTGCTTCATAAAAAGGGGGCAAACCTGCAGCGACAGGACAAATTTCTTAGGCATGCTCCATTGCACACTGCGGCAATACACAATAGCCTAGAATGCTGCGAATATTTGCTGGaccaaaatgttgaaattaatccaaaagATAAAATCAACGAAACTCCTTTCATTCACGCTGCATCAAGTGGGCGTTTGAAAGTGCTGAAGCTGTTGGAGAAGCATAAAGCAGATATTCATGCAAAAAGCGTACCCATGCACCTTCCGAACCGAACGTTTCTCGGGCGGATGACTGCTTTGGAAAGAGCTGCTTTGCACTCAGAACCAGAGTGTCTTGCTCATTTGTTAGATCGTGATTATTCAcaaaatgtcaaaagaaaCGCATTTTGGATTGGCCTTGCTCATGGAGCACGTGGAGACAGAATGCAGAAAGTTGTAGAGGTATTCTTGGAGAAAGGATTTTCAACAGATTTTGACATTGTAGAAGGGAAAACTCCGATCGTGGTTCTAGCTAAAAGATGCCAAGAATATTGGGACAAAAATAAGAACCAGGTGGAGCGACATCCTTTTTTCCCTAAAGATAAAATCAACAGGGAAGCCCCTTTCTTCCATCGGCCAGTAGGGATAACTCCTGCTTTTACACCAATAGAGCCAAATCCTTACCTGGCATGCATTACCTACTTGATCCAGAAAGGCGCGAATGTCGATCACGTGCCATTTTCAGGCGGAGGTGCTATGCACATAGCTGCCGAGAACGATGATTTAATACTCATGAACGTTCTTTTTACAAACAACGCGAATCCCAGCCTGCTAGACAACTATTCTCGATTGACTCCACTTCATTACGCAGCTAAAAAGGGACAGCTTAAAGCTGTTAAATTTCTGCTCGGGATCGAAGGCGTAGAAATCGATGTTAAAGACGCAACTGAAAGAACACCATTGATGCTTGCAGTTGAAGGGAATCACTCAGAGGTCATCAAatttcttttggaaaataacGCAAACATTTCCTGCTCAAGCAATGGCACCACTCTTTCATTTGTG GCTGCCAAGATCGGCGGGAGGGATTTGGACATCATCCTTGAGAAATTTCCACCTGACCAACAGCAACGCGGCCTTGACGAAGCACTTTGTGGCGCTGTAGATGGAGGGCACGTTAACCTCGTGATGGACTTATTTGATCGGGGAGCAGTGGTTAGTAAATGCAACAAGTACTTTCGTTCCCCACTCGGGGTGGCGATAGAGAGAAACAGAGAAGAATTGGTCAGGTTGCTTCTCAGTCTGATGAGCCACGAAGATCAAACCGTAGCGGCGAGCTCAGCCTTGACCATTGCGGTTCAAAAGGGAAACCTCGAAATCGTGAAGTTACTTGTAAAAGAGTTTGGAGCCGACATTAACGTGAGGGATGATAGCGGGACGAGTGCAATTCTGTGGGCGGTCATTTGCTGTGCAAGCAGAATCATTGACTACTTGCTTCAGTTTGAGCATTTGGACCTCGTTACGCCCTCAAACAATGGTAACGCGCCGCTTCTGTTCCTTTTTCAAATCCGAGATCAAGAAGTGCAAAAGAGGCTTGAGAGTAGAATTAAGGACCAAATGAAAACTAGAGAATTAATGAGTCAAGGGGACTTATAA